Proteins from a genomic interval of Pithys albifrons albifrons isolate INPA30051 chromosome 15, PitAlb_v1, whole genome shotgun sequence:
- the UBE2B gene encoding ubiquitin-conjugating enzyme E2 B translates to MSTPARRRLMRDFKRLQEDPPVGVSGAPSENNIMQWNAVIFGPEGTPFEDGTFKLVIEFSEEYPNKPPTVRFLSKMFHPNVYADGSICLDILQNRWSPTYDVSSILTSIQSLLDEPNPNSPANSQAAQLYQENKREYEKRVSAIVEQSWNDS, encoded by the exons ATGTCCACCCCGGCCCGGCGGCGGCTGATGCGCGACTTCAAGAG GTTGCAGGAAGACCCTCCTGTGGGTGTCAGTGGTGCTCCATCCGAGAATAATATAATGCAATGGAATGCAGTTATATTTGG GCCAGAAGGGACACCTTTTGAAGATG GTACTTTTAAACTAGTAATAGAATTTTCTGAAGAATATCCAAATAAACCTCCAACTGTTAGGTTTTTGTCAAAAATGTTCCATCCAAATG TGTATGCGGATGGCAGCATATGTTTAGATATTCTTCAGAATCGCTGGAGTCCAACATACGATGTTTCATCTATTTTAACTTCCATTCAG TCTCTGCTTGATGAACCCAATCCCAACAGTCCAGCAAACAGTCAGGCAGCACAACTTTACCAGGAGAACAAACGTGAATATGAGAAAAGAGTTTCAGCCATTGTGGAGCAAAGTTGGAATGACTCGTAA